The following nucleotide sequence is from Podospora bellae-mahoneyi strain CBS 112042 chromosome 1 map unlocalized CBS112042p_1, whole genome shotgun sequence.
GACAACACGTTCCGCAGCACCCTCCCCCGGTGTGCCTCCGGCCAGGGTCCACACATGGGCGCAAGTTTTCTCGGAAGCATTACCTCGCTGTCTCGGCTGCAGCAAAGAAAGCTGCTGCAAATGTCATCCCAAATGACGGGACTGCGAGGTATCTCGTACCTCAGTCCGGGCATGCGTTCTGTGTCCTGCGCGGGTGCTGTGTCCCATCAGCGAGTTGCTGTGATGCCCCATGCCCAGCCCCTCCGGTGCTTGCAGGCGAATCCGATGCGCAGCCCTCTGGGCTTCCCAAAGAGCGGTACGTATCGGCGACCTGCTGCGGGACTTCCATGTTCCATTGGAGTACCGTGTTCTcgagtgggaggagagagcCGGCCTGCCAGTGCAGGGATTGGCCCAGGAGCCCGCTGGGGACCCACATGTGCACACCCGCACCTCACCGCCCCTTGTCCTTGCCCCAGATGATGAAAGCGCACACACAGAAGACACGCAGAAAAGACAGAACACACGCAGAGACGGGCCTGCCAGGAAAACGAGAGCAAACCACACACTGAGCTTGCCCTTTCAGTGGCTAGCTCCGGCCTGCCAGTCCCGGTTGGGCAATAGTCATGACCCTCGGCTCTGCAGGCGTTCCGCCATTGGCCATTTCATCTAAAAATGCAGTCGTCCCCCCCTGCCCGCGTTTCTTTCAAGCCCTTGTCCTACCACACAACCAGAGAATTCCTTTCCTTCACTCTTGTCAGGTTCAGGGCTTTGAGGCTTCTCTTCGGTCTTCTCAGCCCCCGGTCTGGTCAGCGAGACAGAGGACGTTGAATCCCAAGCATCATTATCATTCTTGTTGCCCCCTGTTCAATCTCATCATTCTCGACCTTCTCCTGGTCCGGAGCCCCATCTTCCCATTCTCCTCCTGGCCGTCCCCAGTCGGTACATAATACAGCCATCCCCACAAAATAGCGACTCCCTTCTACACCTTCATCTCTAGTCGACCATCTCCTCTGTGGCCACGCCGCAGCACTGCATATCTGGTTAGTAGCCATCGCGATCCCCCCCTTTGCTCCCCTCCATGCGGTGTTATCTTGATGGAATGCCACCATGCCATTGAGAGAACACCCAGGTGGCAATCTCGAAACCTCGGGAGGTGATTCCGAGCATTTGCTGCTCCACTAGGTGGGTAGCATTGGCCTCCCTGGCTCCTCACAGTCGGTTTGGATGCCGGATGATGGGAGCCCTGTCGTACTGTACAAATCCCACCCCAAATCCCCGAGGCTAACCCGCCTCGTCCGTGGATCCCtcgtcctttttttttcagggGACCGACACATCTTCCCGGCTGCCCAGACCTTGCACGCGGTTCAGGTTGAGAAAAAAAGCACAACATTCCCAGACGCGTCTGCGGCGCTCCagaacacacacacacacacatggtCTTTTTTGTCTAGCAAGCAACCCTGTACCGTGAAAACTAATGGTTGTCTCCTCTATGCAGCATcacacccaccatcaacaacaacagggtcctgttcctcctcatctgcaGCATTCTCGCCCCTCTAGCATTGTTCATCAACAGCATCACAGTCAAGCCCCagcgcagcaacagcaatcCCACTCAAGCGCGTATTCGTCCGGCCACTCGGTCTATCAACCGCAGTCTCAGGCAAGCAACGCTCAAGAACATTCGCTGTCGTACTACGGACACCAGCCCAGCCCGTACAGCACGCCGGGTGCGACTAGCGGGTACACTTCCGCAGGTGGGTGAAAATTTCTCGTGGGTTTGGAActtcaaccccaaactcaaaACCACACGCTCGACAAACTGGCTAACGTCGACTTGTAGACACCGGAGACATGATGGCTGCAACCATGCCGAGACCACCGTATCCCCCAATGTCATCCTACCACACTCCTCAGTCCAACTCGCCCGCCTCGGTAGCCTCGCCATCAGGTCATGATCAGCAGAGAAGCATGTATGGACAGCCTCCTTCGCAATTACACCAGCAATCAATGTACTATGGCGGGCCTCAGCAACAGTACTCGTCCATGTCGGCGCAGACTGCGTCTTCCCCGTACGCTCAACACCCGCAGCAATCACACCAGTCTATGGCCTCTCAACCGAGCATGATGATGTCTCACACGGCTCCTCAGCACCAGATGAGCCACCACACCTCGCAGCACTCGCAGGCCGGTATGACGGTCAGCCCTCGGCCTGGAAAGATTGAGACTCATGGTCTCACTAACCGGATACCTGGACCCTCTGCTCCCGTCTCTATCGGTAGCGCCTCATCCACTGGTCCTCAGAATGGTGCTCCTCTTACCGCGCCAGCTGGCGGAGCTGCTGGCGTGAATCCCAACGCTGCCCCCGGACCTATCCCTGCCACCACGCCCCTTGTGGTCAGGCAAGATACCAACGGAGTACAGTGGATTGCGTTCGAGTACTCTCGTGACAGAGTCAAGATGGAGTACACGATTCGCTGCGACGTGGAATCGGTGAACCAGGATGAGCTGTCGGCTGAGTTCAAGACGGAGAACTGCGTGTATCCGCGCGCTTGCTGCCCCAAGGACCAGTACCGCGGAAACCGCCTTGTGTACGAGACCGAGTGTAACTCTGTGGGCTGGGCTTTGGCCCAACTCAACCCGCCTCTCCGCGGCAAGAGAGGTCTGATTCAGCGGGCTGTTGACAGCTggcgcaacagcaaccaggACCCGAGACTCAGAAGTCGTCGCGTCCGACGAATGGCCAAGATGAACACGCGCAACAGCAAGGCTGGTTCAACGACACCGCATGCCACCCACATTGGTACCCCAACCGGCCCAGGGATGCCCACCCCAACGGGCATGGGAGCGAGCGGCAACCCGGCAATTGGCAAGCCCGGCATGGGCGGCATGAACTCGTCgattcaccaccaccacggccagcAGGATGGGAGTGCCcaggggggagatgaagtCGGTATGTTTCACCAGATGGCCTGAAGCGCGCGCGTTTGTTCGTGATTAAGTGTGATACCTCTTCAAACCGCTCTGCCTTGCTcatgtttcttttttgttctGTCGGTTACTGTTGCGTTATTGGGTTTTTCCATTTTTTTACAGGGAGTTTCTAGTCGTtttgtttttcctttttacCTGTTATATACCGGCTCGGCGACATTACAAAATCTCGAGCACACCGCATCTGGGGCAACCACAGGAACCTGGTACAAAAGAAAGATCTGTACATTACACTAGTTGCGcgtttgctgttgttgttgttagttttgtttttgctggTTTtcggtcgtcgtcgttttTTCGTCGTCTGGCTGCTGGCACTGCACCATCACAGCATTCGCTTTGTTCACATATCAACCAGCACCTTTTTTCATCACACACActatacacacacacaacacacacatgtCAATTGCCTCACACTCTGAGCAAAACGGAGTGCCCTATCTGACGGGGCTTTGAAAACCTGTTTTGTACAAGAACGAAAAAGCACCCCCCTTGTTTGTATCCCTGCTTCTCGTTTGGAGGGTTCGCGAgttcttgctgctgttttcGTGGTTTG
It contains:
- a CDS encoding uncharacterized protein (EggNog:ENOG503NW3C; COG:S); this encodes MQSSPPARVSFKPLSYHTTREFLSFTLVRFRALRLLFGLLSPRSATPFYTFISSRPSPLWPRRSTAYLHHTHHQQQQGPVPPHLQHSRPSSIVHQQHHSQAPAQQQQSHSSAYSSGHSVYQPQSQASNAQEHSLSYYGHQPSPYSTPGATSGYTSADTGDMMAATMPRPPYPPMSSYHTPQSNSPASVASPSGHDQQRSMYGQPPSQLHQQSMYYGGPQQQYSSMSAQTASSPYAQHPQQSHQSMASQPSMMMSHTAPQHQMSHHTSQHSQAGMTVSPRPGKIETHGLTNRIPGPSAPVSIGSASSTGPQNGAPLTAPAGGAAGVNPNAAPGPIPATTPLVVRQDTNGVQWIAFEYSRDRVKMEYTIRCDVESVNQDELSAEFKTENCVYPRACCPKDQYRGNRLVYETECNSVGWALAQLNPPLRGKRGLIQRAVDSWRNSNQDPRLRSRRVRRMAKMNTRNSKAGSTTPHATHIGTPTGPGMPTPTGMGASGNPAIGKPGMGGMNSSIHHHHGQQDGSAQGGDEVGMFHQMA